The nucleotide sequence AACTGTCATGTCCCCCCCCCCCATATTATGCCACCAATTGAAAGTCCTATTTTTAACCCGCTCGTTTCGATTATAggttatatatgtgtgtgtttacCTGATTTATGGTTCTCGGGTCGGGTATGGACTtaaaaattatttgtatttaGCTTAATAACATCGTCTAATGATATagattatatatatgtgtgtttgtgtgtgtgtgtgtgtttacaTGATTCATGGTTACCGGGACAGGCATGGAATTGAAAATTATTTGTATTTAGCTTAATAATGTTGTCTAATGAAATAAATACAACTTATTGATTTTGTTTTTCTTAGGTCTTGGATTTTTACTGAAGTTATGTCTAGACTTAAACTCAACcgacaaaaaaacaaaaaaaaactagcTGCATTTTGTGCGATGTGGCTTCATATACTAAACATGGTTACCTGGTATATTCAAGCAATACAAACTGTTATTAGTATACGTTTGGATATGTGTCCAACTAGGCCTCGCTACAAGATGTTCTACCCCCAGAGAAAAGAATACATGCATAGATTAGTGTATGAAAGTGACGACACATGTCTTCATCAACTAAGAATGAATAGGGCAACGTTCATGACACTTTGTAACAAGTTGGAGAGTGAAGGAAAGTTGAAGGCGTCTAAGTATCTCGAAGTAGATGAACAAGTTGCAATTTTCCTGTACGTTTTGGCACACCATGTGAAGAATCGAGTGGTGAAGTTTCAGTTTCACCGATCAGGAGAGACTATCAGTAAACATTTCAATAATGTGTTAAATGCTGTTATACGATTGGAAAATGGTTTGTTTAAGAAGCCGGAGCCAATATTAGAAACTTCAACAGATGAAAGATGGAAATGGTTCAAGGGATGTTTAGGAGCAATAGATGGGACCCATATAAGCGTGCAAGTACCAGAGGAAGACAAACCGAGATATCGTAATCGAAAAGGAGAAATAACAACTAACGTCCTTGCTGCTTGCACGCCTGACATGCAGTTCATTTATGTATTACCAGGCTGGGAAGGATCTGCTGCTGATGGTAGAATACTTCGTAGTGCTATGATTCGAGAGAATGGATTGCAAGTGCCTAAAGGTAACTACTATCTTGTTGATGCCGGGTACACCAACGGAGAGGGATTCCTTGCTCCATTCCGAGGTCAAAGATATCATCTGAATACTTGGCTACAAGGGCAAAGACCGGAAAAGCCTGAAGAGTATTTCAACATGAAGCACTCAGCTGCAAGGAATGTCATCGAACGATGCTTTGGCGTTTTGAAGAAAAGATGGGCAATACTTAGAAGCCCATCTTTCTATCCGATCAGAAcacaaaataaaattatactcGCATGTTGTCTTTTGCATAACTTTATTCGAAGAGAAATGGCATATGATccttttgatgatgatgaatttatTGACACAAATAATGATGCAGATGACGAAGATCTTGGCTCACATGTAGACCATATTACAACAGTTGGGACCTCGAATGAATGGACAAACTTTAGACAAAATTTGGCAACATCTATGTTCAATGCATGGACATCTAGACATCATtgattaattagattattatgtTTTTAGTTATGCTATTTTAGTAATGTTTATTAAATGGATTTTCTTAGAATAAATTTGAATGCTTTTTGTGTTTCTTATCTTATATTTGTTATTTACACACCATTTgaatgtttttattatttatacaAAATTGCTATTTTTTGTGTGAAGATATGGAATCACAGCTCGATTCTGAAAGGGGTCcaggaaaaaataaaaaaaaatggaatgaagatgaagatgagaagCTTGTTGCAGCTATGCTTGATGTGCTCAATTCAGGTTCTAATTACAAATCCGGTAATGGGTTTAAACCGGGCTTCTTTAGTGCAGTTGAACGACAATTAGCAATATCACTTCCCGGAGCTGGCATAAAAGCCAAGCCACATATAGAGTCGCGTGTAAAGACAATGAAGAGTGATTGGTCTGCTGTGCATGATATGCTAGCATGGAACAATACAAGTGGTTTTGGTTGGGATTACAATAATGGCATGCTTGAGGCTCCCCCACCTGTTTGGCAAGCTTATATACAGGTAATTTATAATTATTTATGATTGTAGGTTTTTCTAATATTTGTTTTTTGTCTTTTTAACTTCGATCATGATGATGATGTGGCTTGTTAGGTGCACAAAAATGCCGCAAAATGGAGATCAAAGAAATTTCCTCATTACTGGGACTTATGTATTGTGTTTGGCAAGGATCGGGCAAATGGGAGAGATGCCCAAACAGCCGCTGATATTATTTCCGATATCACCAGAGATGAACCAGAGTCAGAGGCTACTGTGGATGGACTAGATGATGTGGATCTTAACCAACCACTAAATAGCCCTTCGTATGAAGCTTCTAGAGAAGACTCAAGTATACAGCGAAAGAGGAAGAGGCGTAACAGTTGGGATCCTCTAATGAGTAGCTTGAAAGAGTCGGCAGAAATAATTGGTGCGGAGATTAGGGAGGCTACAAATACTTTCAATAGAGTTTTTGGAACTGAGAGCAATAGAGAGGAACTACGTAACAATCTTTTTGCGGAGATGAACAAAGTTGTGGGTTTGACTACTCGTGAATGCGACAAGGCTATATGTAAGCTCGCACAAAACGAAGACTTAATGGTAATCTTTTTTAAGGTTGATGAAGAACGCAAATTTGGATGGGTAAAGACTATGCTTGAAGATATTGCTTGACGTGATATGCGATGACTTTTggattatttttaattttttattttgcagatcttGGATGATTTGAATTATTTTTGGTTGGAAACTATTGAATAAAATTTGAATTATGTTAGTTAAATGTATTCTGTTTCTCATACTATTGAAGTTACATACACTTACAGCTTGAAAGGCATGATGTTCAACAACTTGCTGCACAAAAATATGGAAGATACATGAGGTGCGCGCCTCGAGGTCAATCTTTTGACAATAAACGCGCCTCAGATGCGCTTTTTGTAAACCGTGTGCCTTGTGTAGGCTGCAGCGATGTGAAATGCACCTTAGCGCGCCTCAGGTGAGGTTTTTTAAACCCCAAGTTGTATGAATGTGTGGTAGAAGTTCAAGTTTCATCCCACGGACCCTGCCTGTAGCATTTGGTTGAGGTtttataaatttcaaaaccgaCGACATATCATTTACCTGTGTGAATGTGTTTTATGCAATTGTAACCATGTCTGCCTAAACACGTGCTTGATCTTGGACAAAGAATCATTCATTGGTAGTCACTAATATTTGTTTTCATCCAGTAGAAGTAAACTTTGTTTCTAAATTCAATATTTCTTTATCCGTACAATATCCCACTTGTTACATTATGTATTATGTAACACAGAGAGACAAATTTCAGTTGACTAGTTCTCAGTGTGAGATAAGGATGAATTTAGGGGtggaaacgagccgagccgagccgagctcgagctcgaccagcctcgagctcgagctcgtttaacatatgaaagctcgagctcgagctcggctcgattcgagctttatttccaaagctcgagctcggctcgaaagtAATTTTCCAagctcgtttagtatttattaattaatttgtattaattataattattattatacatataatttagttatttttatattttatataaatggtagttattattatataaatatatgtttaatatattaataaaaaatatataaacacaaagctcgattaggctcacgagccggctcgagctcgataagcgaagctcgggctcgtttactaaacgagcttgtttttaggctcgggctcgagctcgtttaagcttggctcgttcgagctttttttcgagtcgagctcgagtagctcgcgagtagctcgtctcgtttgcacccctaaggAGGATAATTGTTGTTTCTTGATGCAAATTGTTTCTTATACAGGCGACAAATACCTGCTTCATAAACAAAGCACAAAATGGATCACCGTTATGACGATGGCGCCTCGAAGGCTCGTAAAGGGTGGTGGCATTCTGGATAAACCAGTTATAGAGAAAACATCTCCTGGCCCGAGAGTAAAGATCAAGGAGGAATGccctgttaaaaaaaattaaaaaatagaaaGTAATGTATTTACTTTTCTGACTAAAATGATACCGAATGCCATACTATTTTACTTCTCATAAAGGGTGTGACTTCAAGAACATTCTGTCATCACTGTATTAAAattcagaaaagaaaaatattgaAGTTAATGATCGAATGAAATGTGAAAACAAAAGTTTTGTTACATATACGTCATGTTCAGAGTTTGACTTGAAGTAAGGCTGTTGGTTTATGGCTTGATTTGGTTTATCGTTATTATTTTttacaacttttttttatttcatattaGGAAATCTAAGAAAAAACGTGAGTATGTTAGTGCAAGTGCTAATTAATGAAGGTTATACCGGGAATGACTGTTGACAATGTGGTTAATACTATGCAAGAGGCACACATCAACGGTCTGTCTGTGGTGATTGTTTGTGGTCATTTTGAGACAAGGGTATTGTTGTCATTTTCAATGAATTGTATTCCATTCATGCGTCTTTTTTCGTATACCAAACAAAACAAAGTAATGCATCATTCCATTCCTACAGATTAACCAAACATGACCATGGAATAGTAATGACCCATTTCATTCCCTTGCTCATTCCATTGCTTTGTCCATTCCATTcactcgtccattccattacctcataccaaacagacccttgaAATTTGAAAGTGGGGCAGTGGTTTGATGGCAGATCTTTGAATTATGATGTCACCATGCTCCCTCTATAGCTGTCACCTCATCGttgatgacataagaaaagcattgttggacagcctctatgGCTGCCACATAAGCTTTTCTTATGTTATTgtgatttctccttttatagaaagtatagatagatatagatttaTTACTTAGTTAgcttatttttataatatatttttaaaactcaATTTTCAGAGATAGAGCTCGAATTCTCGTAAGTTAAATGAGTCGAGCTCGGCTCGGCTAGTTTACACCCATTATAATCAATAATGATTGCGATCAACGTAAATTGGTTCATGAATGGCAGGTATGATCAACGTCAGCTTGGTTCATAAATGGTAGCTACAATCAACAACTAATATGACGTTTTAACCGTCAATTGACATACCTTTTCTCTTTCGAGGGGTCGTGTTGCCTCAACAAAACGTTATGATGGTTTCGTACCTATATAAGGAATTTGGTATGTTTTACATACGCTTCTGTACACGTATAGTATATCGGAAAACATATTTGTTTTTGTATTTGTTTTCCTTTTTAATTATCCGATTAAAAGTTTTGAGAGTACCACCAAATGTATTTAAGATGCATAATTGAGAACAATTCCAAAacgcaaattggatttaaataatcccgaCTTTCTCAATTTGGctgataataatctcaactcagttattggccgataataatccgaactggtccacttttggccaataatagtctgcgttaaatatagcttaacggagttaagtttttttccgaatcacaaactgatgttttagggctttcgATTAGAACGGGGATACGAgtttgatgtaaaatttacctcgaaatactgccccaaacGAAGAAAACGATGCTTCacttcgggtgtttaaacttccaattaacaaaactCAAGCCGTTTGAAGCAttgtttcgaggtaagttttacataaatcgactcgtatcctcgttctaatcaaaatccataaaatatcagtttgtaatttggaaaaaagcttaactccgttaagctatttttaacggcggactattatcggccaaaaatggaccagttcggattattatcggccaataactgaatTGGAATTATTATCGGTCAAATTGAGAAAGCTGGGATTATTTGAATCCAATTTGCCATTCCAAAATATAAACCTTATAGATAATATATTTGACTTTACAAAACTTTATCTTTTAGGATGTGTTAACTTAAAGAAATATTTGCTTAACTCTTTTTAAACTATAATGTTGAATTTAGATATGATGCATTCGATACTTCGGTATATTTGAAATGTAAGTAAGTGTTGGTGAAAAACCGAAAAACCTGAAAGCTCGATTATCATGATAATTAACAACTGAAGCAACAAATCCTGATCAAATTTTATAAAATTCCAATCATCGAGTGAGATAGTAGGTttagaaaataaataaaataaataaatattatgcAAATAACTTTTATCACGTGCCCATGGCAACTATCCACGCTTCGCAACAGACGGTCGGTATCTTTTCGTAATAATCAAATCACTAAAAACACTAACATGTTAAAAGTGTATATCATATAAAGTTTAAGGGgcgaaaataaaaaaataaaataaaaactatttGTGTGACCAAGTCACCGTTCACGTGACTTGGTGTTGCGATGGGGTGCGCTAAATGACAACTAAGTAAGGTACATGGGTCCAAACGAAAGTTCGCTAAATGACAAAGCACTAAGTAACAGGTGAGTAAAGCACAGGGGTGTAAACATAAGTTCACTAAATAAACGGGGTAACCTAGGAAGAAATCGGAGTAGCAGTCACTTGATCAAGGGATTGAAGTTGTTGATAACAGTGCGGATGTGAAGAAACGGATCCAGTTCAGAATTAAGGGGAAGAGTGTGAGCCGATAATCTTGAAAGGAAAGAGGAAGAGTTCGCAAGTCAAACGTGTTCGAAATAAATCAAAGGATCGAAGATAAagtttgttttggtttaattaTTTAGTGGGTAATGTTTGTAATGCaagtttatttaattaattaggttagaaccccgtgtactacacggattgaataaatgtaattttatataccaattaataaaaaaatgtatctttaaaaatctcgtttattacacgggttgaatacatatattttatataacagataataaaacaatatatatttaaaaatctcgtttattacatgggttgaataaatataattttatatattaactaataaaaaaagttatatctttgagAACCCCGtctattgtacgggttgagtaaatttaattttatatattaaataatgaaaaaaattacatttttaaacctcatgtgttatacgggttgagcacatgtaattttatataccaaacaataaaagttatatctttataaaccctatgtattatatggattgaataaatctaattttatat is from Helianthus annuus cultivar XRQ/B chromosome 9, HanXRQr2.0-SUNRISE, whole genome shotgun sequence and encodes:
- the LOC110878433 gene encoding protein ALP1-like isoform X1, whose amino-acid sequence is MSRLKLNRQKNKKKLAAFCAMWLHILNMVTWYIQAIQTVISIRLDMCPTRPRYKMFYPQRKEYMHRLVYESDDTCLHQLRMNRATFMTLCNKLESEGKLKASKYLEVDEQVAIFLYVLAHHVKNRVVKFQFHRSGETISKHFNNVLNAVIRLENGLFKKPEPILETSTDERWKWFKGCLGAIDGTHISVQVPEEDKPRYRNRKGEITTNVLAACTPDMQFIYVLPGWEGSAADGRILRSAMIRENGLQVPKGNYYLVDAGYTNGEGFLAPFRGQRYHLNTWLQGQRPEKPEEYFNMKHSAARNVIERCFGVLKKRWAILRSPSFYPIRTQNKIILACCLLHNFIRREMAYDPFDDDEFIDTNNDADDEDLGSHVDHITTVGTSNEWTNFRQNLATSMFNAWTSRHH
- the LOC110878433 gene encoding uncharacterized protein At2g29880 isoform X3, whose amino-acid sequence is MFLLFIQNCYFLCEDMESQLDSERGPGKNKKKWNEDEDEKLVAAMLDVLNSGSNYKSGNGFKPGFFSAVERQLAISLPGAGIKAKPHIESRVKTMKSDWSAVHDMLAWNNTSGFGWDYNNGMLEAPPPVWQAYIQVHKNAAKWRSKKFPHYWDLCIVFGKDRANGRDAQTAADIISDITRDEPESEATVDGLDDVDLNQPLNSPSYEASREDSSIQRKRKRRNSWDPLMSSLKESAEIIGAEIREATNTFNRVFGTESNREELRNNLFAEMNKVVGLTTRECDKAICKLAQNEDLMVIFFKVDEERKFGWVKTMLEDIA
- the LOC110878433 gene encoding uncharacterized protein At2g29880 isoform X2, which encodes MESQLDSERGPGKNKKKWNEDEDEKLVAAMLDVLNSGSNYKSGNGFKPGFFSAVERQLAISLPGAGIKAKPHIESRVKTMKSDWSAVHDMLAWNNTSGFGWDYNNGMLEAPPPVWQAYIQVHKNAAKWRSKKFPHYWDLCIVFGKDRANGRDAQTAADIISDITRDEPESEATVDGLDDVDLNQPLNSPSYEASREDSSIQRKRKRRNSWDPLMSSLKESAEIIGAEIREATNTFNRVFGTESNREELRNNLFAEMNKVVGLTTRECDKAICKLAQNEDLMVIFFKVDEERKFGWVKTMLEDIA